The following are encoded in a window of Podospora pseudoanserina strain CBS 124.78 chromosome 6, whole genome shotgun sequence genomic DNA:
- a CDS encoding hypothetical protein (EggNog:ENOG503PZP0), protein MHLKSRDAAVKMHSFSKATALAAASLLTLASAQTRLEIAEQALQNPNATRNITFNPYPDVLPLADLEWTWRVNISDSLTDPFNNRSDDFTVRTSYDLTWGGAPRNSTLAEALPELGNNSFCTVQFLLTDRGWPANITNLWTDEDTDDTSCVPILGPDCVNSIIRSTGLNNGGPCQNPGGTWTDAPECASSLGYMADSRLLPGRTFVDLSKARSGSMFFSLQSDEYSDLDNETIYENYHNAIHMMLVNAPVQLVRSLNGGFPTDAPKRLLCMRVNTSQREVDDDEDGNDGGNGGHGGDGGDGGDGGNDNEEGNEGGNGGGGDGGNSAGRDAANWWIMTGALLITAVIGAAF, encoded by the exons ATGCACCTCAAATCAAGAGACGCCGCAGTGAAGATGCATTCTTTCTCCAAAGCAACGGCACTAGCCGCCGCCAGTCTCCTGACGCTTGCATCTGCCCAAACCCGTCTTGAGATCGCGGAACAGGctctccaaaacccaaacgCGACTCGAAACATCACCTTCAACCCGTACCCCGATGTCCTTCCGCTTGCTGATCTCGAATGGACATGGC GGGTCAACATAAGTGACAGCCTGACCGACCCATTCAACAACAGGTCCGATGACTTCACCGTCCGCACCTCGTACGACTTGACATGGGGAGGTGCTCCTCGAAACAGCACTCTTGCGGAAGCCCTTCCCGAACTGGGAAACAATTCATTCTGCACCGTTCAGTTCCTGCTGACAGACCGTGGCTGGCcagccaacatcaccaacctctggACTGACGAAGATACGGATGACACTTCCTGTGTTCCGATTTTAGGCCCGGACTGTGTCAACTCCATCATCAGAAGCACAGGCTTGAACAACGGTGGACCTTGCCAGAACCCTGGTGGGACCTGGACAGATGCACCAGAGTGTGCTTCATCTCTCGGGTACATGGCCGACTCAAGACTGCTACCTGGTCGAACGTTTGTGGATCTCAGCAAGGCAAGATCCGGGTCAATGTTTTTCTCCCTGCAGAGCGACGAGTACTCTGATCTCGACAACGAGACCATATACGAGAACTATCACAATGCCATCCACATGATGCTTGTCAACGCACCTGTGCAGTTGGTAAGGTCTCTCAACGGCGGCTTTCCCACTGATGCCCCGAAGAGACTCCTGTGCATGAGAGTCAACACCTCGCAAAGGGAagttgacgatgacgaggacggtAATGATGGCGGTAATGGTGGCCATgggggcgatggtggtgatggcggtgatggaggaaaTGACAATGAAGAAGGAAACGAAGGTGGTaatggaggtggtggtgatggaggaaaTTCTGCTGGCCGAGATGCCGCCAACTGGTGGATTATGACTGGGGCTTTGTTGATCACCGCTGTAATTGGGGCTGCTTTTTAA
- a CDS encoding hypothetical protein (EggNog:ENOG503PZZ6): MKPITLLPALLPLTQATPSFPPPASPNPSWHSLTTRQATEIPPNSLYLIEWWPDGCGNGNGQSLSGGETTLAACVNVNSLWDEAPPDNAAVRFLFPEDDPRTFKWRLFGTQDCSEQIELGEGNSGICINVPNVQKVGAVIVFTEG; the protein is encoded by the coding sequence atgaaacccatcaccctcctccccgccctcctccccctcacccaagccaccccttccttcccccctccagcaagccccaaccccagctggCACTCCCTCACGACCCGCCAAGCAACCGAAatcccccccaactccctctaCCTGATCGAGTGGTGGCCCGACGGCtgcggcaacggcaacgggcAGTCACTCTCCGGAGGGGaaaccaccctcgccgcctgcGTCAACGTCAACTCCCTCTGGGACGAAGCACCCCCCGACAACGCCGCCGTCCGGTTTCTCTTCCCGGAAGACGACCCCCGCACGTTCAAGTGGAGACTTTTTGGAACGCAGGACTGCTCTGAGCAGATTgagcttggggaggggaacaGCGGGATCTGCATCAATGTTCCTAATGTGCAGAAGGTTGGGGCTGTGATTGTTTTTACGGAGGGGTAG
- a CDS encoding hypothetical protein (EggNog:ENOG503PWVB) → MEETFMVQYCCGFDECNPLGIPYDKKRNIMIGGHTRRDSSLPFGISARSSGSGGLYLQFKNGTIIPPKEVGHPPESLAARARKMNRRCEGYEQDSYTASGQPYYKTFETELVGSTIAPSSEDRTIEVRHSRSVEVRTTFSVSVGDPLGIVSASVGFEFATTETQEITYPLLVPAGVSGTAGFTPVYICTSGTLRDCDGNTTNEEESCTAWLNDNGDIQGDWQVVES, encoded by the coding sequence atggaggagaccTTCATGGTCCAGTACTGCTGCGGCTTCGACGAGTGCAACCCTCTCGGAATCCCCTATgacaagaagaggaacaTCATGATTGGCGGCCACACCCGGCGCGATTCTTCACTCCCCTTCGGGATCTCTGCTCGAAGCTCCGGTAGCGGTGGGCTGTACTTGCAGTTCAAAAACGGcaccatcatccctcccaaGGAGGTCGGACACCCCCCCGAATCCCTTGCTGCCCGGGCCAGGAAGATGAACCGCCGCTGCGAAGGGTATGAGCAAGACTCCTATACCGCGAGTGGACAGCCTTACTACAAGACTTTTGAGACGGAACTTGTTGGTAGCACCATCGCCCCCTCGAGCGAAGACCGGACCATTGAGGTGAGGCATTCTCGCTCAGTTGAAGTCCGCACGACTTTCTCTGTGTCTGTCGGTGACCCGCTTGGAATTGTGTCGGCTTCGGTCGGGTTCGAGTTCGCCACGACTGAGACGCAGGAGATCACTTACCCGCTGTTGGTTCCTGCTGGAGTGAGCGGGACGGCTGGCTTCACGCCCGTGTACATTTGCACCAGCGGAACCTTGAGAGATTGTGATGGTAACACCACGAACGAGGAAGAGAGTTGCACGGCTTGGTTAAATGACAACGGAGATATCCAGGGGGATTGGCAGGTTGTGGAGTCTTGA
- a CDS encoding hypothetical protein (EggNog:ENOG503NX3X; COG:E), which translates to MSNPLGFGNRKFSINRNTGVPRPARRFSNTEPGINEASSKIHRQFRAAHEGHLPHAGLDATRASTGVVWCTERAAEHGFLDEPDKWANLGQGAPEVEDDIEGCFPRPKTIDISLGSREYGPTAGIKPLREAVANLYNAMHRQGKTSQYTWENVAIVPGGRAGLIRIAAVLNNAYVGFFIPDYTAYNEMLSLFKNFAAIPVPLSEEDGYHIHPDKIAEEIARGTSVIITSNPRNPTGLVVANPELAEIQDICRERATLVSDEFYSGYNYTSNCDGTSISAAENVIDVDEDDVLIIDGLTKRFRLPGWRVAWILGPKEFIKAIGSCGSYLDGGTNVPFQEAAIPMLEPSLVKKEMQALQQHFKEKRDYVVERLRGMGFTIRHVPDSTFYIWLNLEGLPGPISDGLNFFQACLEEKVIVVPGIFFDLNPARRRDLFDSPCHHFVRFSYGPKMDVLKMGCDGIERVVNKFKKLVSHPNYK; encoded by the exons atgtcCAACCCTTTAGGTTTTGGGAACAGAAAATTCTCCATCAATAGGAACACGGGCGTTCCTAGACCTGCCCGCCGTTTCTCCAATACCGAGCCTGGTATCAACG AGGCCAGTTCCAAGATCCACAGGCAGTTTCGTGCTGCTCATGAgggccatcttcctcatgcCGGTCTGGATGCCACCAGGGCTTCTACCGGTGTTGTTTGGTGTACTGAGCGAGCAGCCGAGCATGGCTTCCTCGATGAGCCTGACAAATGGGCAAACCTAGGTC AGGGTGCCCCTGAAGTGGAAGATGACATTGAAGGCTGCTTCCCCCGGCCCAAGACCATTGACATCAGCCTCGGCAGCCGTGAATACGGCCCAACTGCCGGAATCAAGCCTCTCCGTGAAGCCGTAGCCAACCTCTACAACGCGATGCACCGCCAGGGCAAAACCAGCCAATACACCTGGGAGAACGTCGCCATCGTCCCCGGCGGCCGTGCTGGTCTCATTCGGATTGCCGCCGTTCTGAACAACGCCTACGTcggcttcttcatccccgACTACACCGCCTACAACGAaatgctctctctcttcaagAACTTCGCCGCCATTCCCGTCCCCTTGTCCGAGGAAGACGGCTACCACATCCACCCCGACAAGATCGCCGAGGAGATCGCCCGCGGCACctccgtcatcatcacctccaacccccgcaACCCAACCggcctcgtcgtcgccaacCCCGAGCTCGCCGAAATCCAAGACATCTGCCGTGAGCGCGCCACCCTCGTCAGCGACGAGTTCTACTCTGGGTACAACTACACCTCCAACTGCGACGgaacctccatctccgccgccgagaaCGTAATCGACgtcgacgaagacgacgtgCTCATCATCGACGGCCTGACCAAGCGGTTCCGCCTCCCAGGCTGGCGTGTCGCTTGGATCCTCGGCCCAAAGGAATTCATCAAAGCCATCGGCTCCTGCGGCTCCTACCTCGACGGCGGCACCAACGTCCCCTTCCAGGAGGCCGCCATCCCCATGCTCGAGCCGTCTctcgtcaagaaggagatgcaggCTCTTCAGCAACACTTCAAGGAGAAGCGTGACTATGTCGTCGAGCGCCTCCGCGGGATGGGATTTACTATCCGCCACGTGCCTGATTCCACGTTCTACATCTGGCTGAACCTCGAGGGGCTGCCCGGCCCGATCTCGGACGGGCTGAACTTTTTCCAGGCGTGtctcgaggagaaggtgattGTTGTTCCGGGGATCTTCTTTGACTTGAAcccggcgaggaggagggatttgtTTGATAGCCCGTGTCATCACTTTGTGCGGTTTTCGTACGGGCCCAAGATGGACGTGCTGAAGATGGGGTGTGATGGGAtcgagagggtggtgaacaAGTTTAAGAAGTTGGTTAGCCACCCCAACTATAAGTAA